The sequence GTGGCGGGCCCGGCCAGCGCCACCCAGACCATGTCGAGCCGGGGGTTGTTCAGCTTGCGGAAGTTCACCGGCACCGGCTTGGCGTAGCCAAACAGAAACGGCGAATGCGCGAATAGCAGCATCGCCGGCAGGATCACGGTGCCGAACGGGTCGATATGCCTGAGCGGATTGAAGCTGACCCGGCCGAGCTGCGAGGCCGTGTTGTCGCCGAGCCGGTCCGCGACGAAGGCGTGCGCGGCCTCGTGGAAGGTGATGGCGAGCACCAGCGGCAGCACCCAGACGGAAAGATCATAAAAGGAAATGTTCACGGCTCGTTGGTCCCGGTTGGCTCGCTGCTTCGCAGCCGTTCCAGCCGAACCGGCGGTGCAGCAGCGCTCCAGCTCAAGATAGGGTGGCCGGTTCCGAAATGCCACGCTGCAAAATCACTGCCCCGGTGCGCCGCCGTGCGGTCGCGCAAATTCACGCCGGAATCGTCGTCTGATACTGCGTCAGTGCGTCGTCAATCTTCACCCAGGCGAGCTTTTCCGAGACCCAGATGTGCTCGGTCGGCGCGAAGGCGTTGCGATCGTCGAAGGTGGCCAGCGCGACGCCGGCGAGCGTTCCGTTGCGACGCCAGGCGAACAGCCGCGTGCCGCACTGTTTGCAGAACACGCGGTCGATGTTCTCGGAGGACGCGTAGCGGGCAGTCTCGCCGTCAACGCTGAGCGCACGCTGGTCGAACTGGGCGCGGGCGAAGTAGGGCGAGCCCATCGCCTTCTGACAGATGCGGCAATGGCAGATGCGGACGTTGAGCGGCTCGCCCTCCGCCTTGAACCGCACCGCGCCGCACAGGCATCCGCCCTCCCGGATCATGATGACCTCAATAGGTTGCGCGTCCGCCCGAGATGTCGAAGACGGCGCCGGTCGAGAACGCGCAGTCCTCCGATGCAAGCCAGCTCACCATCGCGGCGAGCTCCTCCACCAACACGAAGCGCGCCTTCGGGATCTTCGACAGCATGAAGTCGATATGCTGCTGCGTCATCTGGTCGAAGATCGCGGTCTTTGCCGCTGCCGGCGTCACTGCGTTGACGAGGATGTCGTGAGCGGCGAGCTCCTTGCCGAGTGACTTCGTCAGCGCGATCAGGCCGGCCTTGGACGCCGAATAATGCGAGGCGTTCGGATTGCC comes from Bradyrhizobium sp. CCGE-LA001 and encodes:
- a CDS encoding GFA family protein, giving the protein MIREGGCLCGAVRFKAEGEPLNVRICHCRICQKAMGSPYFARAQFDQRALSVDGETARYASSENIDRVFCKQCGTRLFAWRRNGTLAGVALATFDDRNAFAPTEHIWVSEKLAWVKIDDALTQYQTTIPA